CTGGCATCATATCACATAGTACACATTTCAGAGAAAACAGCCCATGTGCAGTAGTAGCAGCCTACAGCCTACTAGTATCAGTGAGGGGAGCAGCTACAGCCGTCCACATCTGATGGACACTCTGCTCTCAGGAACCCATCCGGGCAAATAAAATTAAAGAACAAGAAGAGGGATGGAATGCGGCGGGAGGTATCACCTTGAAGATGGGTGGCTTGAGGGGCTCGGAGCAGATCCTGCAGCACAGAGCTTTGGACTGTATCTTGACGGTCACCTCGCCGCCGGGCCTCTCCtcttccgccgccgccggcgtcgccGCGTCTGGCTCTGACCCCGCACCAAGGTCCTCCGTCTTGGTCCTCTTCACCGAAGGTTCTTCCGCCATGGGCGGGCAGCCCTCAATGGGGCGGCTCGGAGCAGAGCCGAGGTGTGTGTGGCAGGGAAGGGGAACTGGGGAAGCAGAGCTTGTGCGAGGGCAGGTTTTGGTGAGGGTTTGGTTGTGCTGGCTGCAAGATACTCCGTCCCTCTCACAATATAAGAACGTAGATGCCAGTAATGAAAATAAAAATGAGTGGCTAGGCGTCAGTCGCATAAAAAATTCATTTTGCAAAGGATCAGTCCATTTCCACCCTCTTATCCCAACCTTTGGATCCGTTTGATCAAGATCCAATGGACAGCGTGATTCATCTTCAACATCAAACTGGTACATACACTCTCATCGCCTCCGATCCAGCTCAGGCCTAACCGCTTGCCTCCGTCGCCCGCGGTCGGTGGCACTCCCACAACCGCCTCACCGCCGCGCGCTCCCCTCGACCATCCTCCATCGCCGGCCTTGTCACCACCCCCGACCGTCCCTTTAAACCGACGAACCACCTGAAAATTCCAGGTGAACCTgcaccccctccctcccccagCCCACCTAAGAACACCAATGTTGTTGCTACCCCGGCCAACCTGCATCCCTAAGATATGTCGTTGGCGATGTAGGTGCTCTGCGCGACTCCTCCTCCCTTCCCGACAGAAATGGACTTACCCAAATTTCATTTCAAATGATTGACGTCTAGCTGAACCAAAAAAAGAAAAGCGAACGAGGGTCGTGATTCGTGGAGAAAAAAGTTTTGTGTACATTGCGTTAAATCCCACTTCTTCCGGCTAAAGAAAAATATTATACTTCCACGCTAGTTCACAACCACATTCGTATCGCCATAGAGGTGGTTCATGAGCCACATCTTAGTGCAAAGCCGCTTAACCCTAGATCTGCGCGGCCTGGTTCACGTTGCAGAAGAGCCATCGTCGACTAGTCGAAGTTTAATCATACATGTGTCATTGATCACCTTGTCGTCGGTGTGCTCGTTCATCACCTTTGAGGTGGTCACACATGTGACAGTGTGAGAGAGAAGCGGGTTTCACTAAAATCTGACATGGCGTTGGCGCCTCTTCAACCTCTCTCCCGTCAAAAACATCAAAGATCGAGCCAAACTAGCATCTTTTATCTCTAGCGCATTTTATGAGTTAGTCGACTAAATCGCTCCTTGAGGGCGAGTTATATACAGATGGCGTCTTTTACCCTAGTAAAAATTAAACTTTTGTGAAGCACGAAAAGCAAGGAAGTCGATATAGACACCATGTTGTCGACTAGTACGTCTTTTACCATTGAGATAATAACCACCCTTAGGTGGCCTTTGTTTTAGCTTCAGCTTCTGGTTCAGGGATTCTACTCCTCTGAAAATCTGAATCGCAAACAAACAGCCATCCACCCACAGTAGATTATAGGAATCAATTCTAAAAATTACACTGCAAGGCGTCCTGAAGCGGAAGCTGTGAATCCATGACATCTGCCACCTCACGACCTCCTGCTCTCCCCGCCGCACCAAGGTCAATCTGTGTTGCCCCAACGACACACCCCCTCTACTGCATCCAAGCCCTCACATGGGTCGTTCCTGCTGATGGTCGGCTCATTCCTTGTCGCCCCTAGAAAATCGACATCAACAGCCGGCGCTGCTGCTCTGCTATGCTTCCTAGTGTTGCTACCTCATTTCCTGGTGCCGCTGCCTCCTAGATCGACAACAATAGCCAACGTTGCTACTCTACAATTTTTTAGGACGTTGTTGCTGCTCTGTTTTGTAATTGACCAATTGTGGATTCGGGGGCATTGCAGACATTTGACAACACTTTGGTTTTTGTACAGCCTGGTAAACAAACAGCTAGCTTCTGATTCTCAAAATCTACAGCTACAGCTGATTCTCTGGATTTCAAGGCACAACTGATTTCAGGAATCTGTAGCCCAAACAAAGGGGGGCTTATTGATATATGCATGGCTTTGAATATGAAGTTGGTCTCTAGTCAAATAGCTAGAGGTACAACAATTCCATTAAACCCCAAACAATAATTAAAACATCTAAGAAAACAAGTCAAAATTTTAAGAGATCTAGTCTACATGCAAAATTTGGAAGAAAATGTAGGCGGTAAACGGCATGAACACCCAAACTAGAGTTACTAATGATTTCACCAACTTCTCTCTATTGTATAGATAAAAAGACACAATTTTGATTTTCTCAATTAGGTAAGCTTAGCTTTGACTTCCAGTTTCTTAAATATATGCTCAAACCCCTAAGTTTTAAAACCAGGTAGATGATGTCTCTCACACCACTCAAAGTGATTGTATTGTCTAGAGACAAATCGGTGTTTTTGCATGTTGCAACCTAGCATAAAACATAAAAAATGAAACATATGATTTTCTTAATATTTTATATAGTTAGCGTCTTGTTTTTATTAACAATTCGCAAAATCTATTTAAAAGTCAAGGAAAATGTTGAGAACTTTTTTAATAAATATTTCCTACAGAAGGTACAAACAACATATGGATCCTATTAGAAATGAAGAAGAAAAATCACAAGTACTATCGACAAACAGGGAATTAGAGGATTGTTACAAATAATTTGTGAATATTCATGAAAAAGTAGCCTTGTTTCATGACTGTTCTTGAATGCTCCTAGTCATGTTTTTTCTACTTTTTCGGGATTTTCCAATAATTGCCTTCAGATGTTGAATTTATTGACATTTGAGCGAATCTTAAATTTGATTATCAAATTTCCCTCTTCATCTTTAACGTCCTTTcatttttctttatttctttgtTAGCCAGACCGCCGTGTGTTCGAAACTATCGTCGCTTCGTCCAGTAATACCGCCTCGAAGTCGAGCGAGGACCCAAATGTAACCGGCTTTCAAAGTCAAGTTTCAAGTGTGTCTAGTTTGGAGTTTATGGACCAAAAACAAAAACAAGATCTCGCCAATAGTTTAGTGACAAAGATAGACTTTAAAAAAATACATGCATACAACTTGATATGGGCACTGGGCAATGTGCATCTCCCATTCTCACCAATAAAAAACCATTTTGACCGATTTATCATGTACTCTCTCTCCGTTAATATAGGAGCGCTTTTGACACCGGTACCTAGTAAAAACATTTACTCAGTTACTCTAGGGGCTGTGTGGAATAGTGGCAAGTGGAGGGACGCGAGCGGAATTCAGCACTAGTCAATGATGAAGGAAgcatctcatctcatctcatctctAGTGCGGTACCGGCCGACCTCCATTTGTTCTTGCGCCCGCTACAGGAAAAGTTTGGCCTGGGACAGAACAGACGGAGAGGGTTTTCCCCAAGCGCTAGGTAGGTAGGATGCAGGGCGCCGGCGTGGAGGGGAGGAGCAGGGgctcgccgtcggcgacggaCAAGGCCGACGAGAGCGCCAAGAAGGCGCGGCTGGACCTGCCCGACGGCCATCTCGTGAAGCAAGAGCTCGTCGCGCACGacgcggcggccggaggaggcgCCATCGTCGCGGTGGCGGAGCGCAGCCCCAGGGCGGAGCTCGCCGTGAAGATCGACATGTGCGTGCTCCACTGCCCGCTCTGCACCCTCCCCTTCAAGCCCCCCGTCTTCCAGGTTCTTCCTCTGCCCCCTTCCTTCCCTTCCCTTCTTCGTCCACCACACCCGCTCGATTCTTTCCCGCAGACGTCCTGATCTGCCGCCGGAGTCCGATCTGTGTGCCTGCAGTGCAAGGGCGGCCACCTGGCCTGCGGCGGGTGCGCGGCCCAGCAGCCCTCCGGGCAGTGCGGGGCATGCGCGGACGGCTGCGGCTTCTTCGACCCCTGCCCCGCGCTGGACGCCGTGGTGTCCTCCACCAGGGTACAGTGCCCCAACGCCGGCTGCCACAGGTACGTCACCTACCACGAGGCCGACGAGCACCGGAGCGCCTGCGCGCACGCGCCCTGCCGCTGCGCGGAGCACGGCTGCGCCTTCGTCGGCGCgccgccggacctcgccgccCACCTCAGCGCCGCCCACGCCGTGCCGGTGCGCGCCATCCACTACGGCAAGGTGAGCCGGCTCCAGGTGCCCGTGTCGACGCCGCGGCTGCTGCTCGTCGGCGACGACGACGGCCGCGTGTTCCTGCTGACCGTGGGCGCGCTCGGCGCCGCGGCGACCGCCGTGTCCGTGGTCTGCGCCAGGGGGAGCGCGGCCACCAAGCCGCGGTTCACGTGCAAGATGTGGGTGAACCTGACCGCGAACGGCGGCAAGGCGGACATCGTGCTGGTGGAGATGCAGGTGAGGAGCAGCACCTCGCCCGGCGCCGTGGTGGCCGCCGGCGAGCGGACCTTCCTCGCCGTGCCGCCGGTGTACCTGGTCCCGGGAGCGGACGGGGGCGATGCCATGGAGGTGCCACTCAACGTCCGCATCGACAAGACTCTGCCTTGGTCCGACTGATTGATTGATTGAGGTCCACCGAGATGCAACTGAAACGATCCGGAGTATGATTGAAGGCGCTTGCATTGCATGCTACTGGTCCTGTTAAGAAATGCCATAACCATGGATGCCAACTCATAATTCTCTGAGCTTATTAAATTGATGTGAAAAAAAGGATTTTTATTGTTGTTGTGTTTGTGTGCACCCTTGGGAATTCGCATGCTATTGAACACATCATTTTCATTTTCCTTTGAGAGCTGCTATACGTACGATCAAATTCTGTAGGATCATCTGGTGTGGTGGGCCAAGACCTCAGAAAACGGGCCTGTCTCTTCTCGTACAAATCGTATGCCAGTTGATCGTACGTGAGGCAGTTTCGTTTCCTTTTGGGGGCATCATATACATTTCTCTACCTACCGCACGATCTTTGTACAGCTCAAACGATGTCAAGAAACGTACTTTGTGTGTGTCTTTCTACAGTTAGAAAACCACACACATGCTATCTGATACTAGAACTTCTACTTTTTTTTGCATGCtaacaaagaaaaaaaaaaacTATATTCAAGTAGTAACCTATGCTCCACGTAcacattttttcttcttctttctgttTTGTATAACCTCTCCGATGTAAAATTATCACATTTTTTTTGTCTAACAAAATAATCTTTCTACCATCCAAAACTTGTATATTTTTTTATAAACGTTTTGTCTTGAAAAAATGTCAAAACCTCTCGGTAATAATATGTTAAAATAGATGATGGACATTGAGGCCGAAGCATCTAACTACAAACGGAAACCGAGAACATGGCCTCAACAACATTGATAGAAACATGACACAAAATAATGGACTAAAAACACCTACGACTAAGACCatacacttaattatatatatggAGGTGTGCCCCTCGTGGCAAAGATTTTTCATCCTATGTGGCAGTCTTGGCCAGATCACGAGTTTTCACACGGGAAGTGAAGTGACAAGTCACCGTCGTAATGGGGTGTCATCCAAGAGCTGACCCACACATTCGAGTTTTCCCGCGGGAAGTGAAGTGAAGTAATTTTTAATGTTCAAGTAGTAACCTCTGCCCCACGTACATATTTTTTCCGATTTATATAATCATTCCAATCTAAAATTATTCCGTTGTCTAACAAAATGATCTTTCTGGATGTTTGATCCGAAATTCGTGTATTTGTTATAAACATTTTATTTTGGAAAGGGTCAAAACCTCTCGACAACAATCATATTTTGTTTAAATAGATGCAAGTCACCGCAGCTGAAGCATCTAATTATAAACGCAGCCGGAGAACATGTGGTGAGCAACTTTGACAGAAACACGACACAAAATAATGGACTAAAACCACCTACGACTAAGTCCATATACATAATTATGTGGAGGTCTGCCCCTTGTTTTTTTTTCCGAAAAGGGAGGTCTGCCCCTTGTGACAAGGATTTTTCATCCTAGGTGGCAGTCTAACTGATTACGACCAAAACTTGAGCAAAAACGCAATGcctttaattaggagattgttaGGTCTAGCTAATGAAGGCAAGGTCACAAGTTTTCACGCAGAAAGTGAAGTGATGAGTCACATTGTGATGGGTGTCATTCAAGAGCCGACCCACCCATTCAAGTTCTCTCGCGAGAAGTGAAGTATTTTTTTGAAGTGTTCAAGTAGTAATCTCTACTCCATGCACATACAAAATATTCCGTTTTGTGTAATCTTTTCAGTCTAAATTTTTTCCACTGCCTAAGAAGAATGATCTATCTAGATGTTCCATCCAAAATTTCTGTATTTGTTATAAACATTTTATTTCGTAAAAAAGTCAAAATCGCTCGGCAACAATCATATTTCATAAAAATAGATGCATGTCACCACAAGGTCGAAACATCTAATTATAAATGGAAACCAAGAACACGGCGTGAGCAACATTCACCGAAACACGACACAAAAATAATGTACTAAAACCATCTACGACTAAGTCCAAATACATAATTATGTGGAGGTGTGCCCCTCGTGACAAGAAGTATTTATCCTAAGTGGCAGTCTAATTGATTACGGCCAAAACATCAGCAAAAGAACAATGCCTTCAAGAGC
The Aegilops tauschii subsp. strangulata cultivar AL8/78 chromosome 3, Aet v6.0, whole genome shotgun sequence genome window above contains:
- the LOC109738395 gene encoding uncharacterized protein, giving the protein MQGAGVEGRSRGSPSATDKADESAKKARLDLPDGHLVKQELVAHDAAAGGGAIVAVAERSPRAELAVKIDMCVLHCPLCTLPFKPPVFQCKGGHLACGGCAAQQPSGQCGACADGCGFFDPCPALDAVVSSTRVQCPNAGCHRYVTYHEADEHRSACAHAPCRCAEHGCAFVGAPPDLAAHLSAAHAVPVRAIHYGKVSRLQVPVSTPRLLLVGDDDGRVFLLTVGALGAAATAVSVVCARGSAATKPRFTCKMWVNLTANGGKADIVLVEMQVRSSTSPGAVVAAGERTFLAVPPVYLVPGADGGDAMEVPLNVRIDKTLPWSD